Proteins encoded by one window of Vicia villosa cultivar HV-30 ecotype Madison, WI unplaced genomic scaffold, Vvil1.0 ctg.000195F_1_1_2_unsc, whole genome shotgun sequence:
- the LOC131625235 gene encoding SWI/SNF complex component SNF12 homolog has translation MNNNSNPPKNTAAPPSFLSNSSIPVNPQPIHLLTHSQPQMQGASSSPFPGHFQLSQPQNHVISQQQQQPQPQFANPRAHPQTQQQQQYQQQQQQQYQQQQQYQQQQQYQQQKPFNQMSNNTNSNVASPAPATNTTTSSAKRSHHKQGSRPQGSPSGNQTSAFKTMELTPAPMRKKRNLPDNLIPEKVAKLVPESVLYTRLLELEAQIDAALNRKKIDVQEAVKSPPSFRKTLRVYVYNTFSNQTKLDGDVEEPSWSLRITGRILEGDGKDPVVEGITKREKHLYPKFSAFFKKVTVYLDQGFYPDNHVIVWDSARSSAQQDGFEVKRKGDKEFTAVIRLGVNYSPEKFMVSAPLSKVLGIEFDTRPRIMAALWNYVKFRKLQSPNDPSFFMCDASLQKVFGEEKMKFAMASQKISQHLSQPQPIHLEHKIKLSGNCPAGTACYDVQVDVPLPLEKDMSSFLTSMEKHKEIDAFDEVICSSVKKIHDHLKRRAFLLGFSQSPAEFINTLIASQSKDLKLLAGDASHNAENEQRSEFYNQPWVEDAVIRYLNRKSARTDAP, from the exons ATGAACAACAACAGTAATCCACCTAAGAATACAGCGGCGCCACCGTCGTTTTTGAGCAATTCATCCATTCCGGTTAATCCCCAACCAATTCATCTTCTCACTCATTCTCAGCCACAAATGCAAGGTGCTTCATCTTCTCCTTTCCCCGGTCATTTTCAGCTATCTCAACCTCAAAACCATGTAatttcacaacaacaacaacaaccacaaccgCAATTTGCAAACCCTCGTGCTCACCCTCAAACgcagcaacaacaacagtatcaacagcagcaacaacaacagtatCAACAGCAGCAACAGTATCAACAGCAACAAcagtatcaacaacaaaagcCTTTTAACCAAATGAGTAATAACACCAACAGTAATGTGGCTTCTCCTGCACCTGCGACAAATACTACAACTTCATCTGCCAAGCGGTCGCATCATAAGCAGGGTTCGCGCCCTCAGGGTTCTCCAAGTGGTAATCAAACCTCTGCCTTTAAAACTATGGAGTTAACTCCTGCTCCTATGAGGAAAAAGAGGAATTTACCTGATAATTTGATACCTGAAAAGGTGGCTAAGCTTGTTCCTGAATCTGTGCTTTATACTCGGTTACTTGAACTTGAGGCTCAGATAGATGCGGCTTTGAATAGGAAAAAGATTGATGTGCAGGAGGCTGTTAAAAGTCCTCCTTCGTTTAGGAAAACTCTTCGTGTTTATGTGTATAATACATTTTCGAATCAGACCAAATTGGATGGTGATGTTGAGGAGCCGTCTTGGTCACTCAGGATAACTGGGAGGATATTGGAAGGAGATGGTAAGGATCCTGTGGTGGAAGGGATTACGAAGAGGGAAAAACATTTGTACCCAAAGTTTTCGGCTTTCTTTAAGAAAGTTACGGTCTATTTGGATCAGGGGTTCTACCCGGATAATCATGTCATTGTATGGGATAGTGCTCGGTCGTCTGCCCAACAGGATGGTTTTGAGGTAAAGAGGAAAGGAGACAAAGAATTCACCGCGGTTATTAGGTTAGGAGTGAATTACTCGCCGGAGAAGTTTATGGTTTCTGCACCGTTGTCTAAAGTTTTAGGGATTGAGTTTGATACCCGCCCTAGAATAATGGCTGCTCTTTGGAACTATGTGAAGTTCAGGAAACTGCAGAGCCCGAATGACCCTTCATTCTTCATGTGTGATGCTTCTCTCCAAAAAGTGTTTGGGGAAGAAAAAATGAAATTCGCCATGGCTTCACAGAAGATATCACAGCATTTGTCACAACCGCAGCCTATACACCTGGAGCATAAAATCAAGCTTTCTGGAAATTGTCCAGCCGGAACTGCATGTTATGATGTGCAGGTTGATGTGCCTCTTCCACTAGAGAAAGATATGTCTTCATTCTTAACAAGTATGGAGAAGCACAAAGAGATTGATGCTTTTGATGAAGTGATTTGTTCTTCTGTAAAGAAGATTCATGATCATCTTAAGAGACGAGCTTTCCTTCTTGGTTTTAGTCAATCTCCAGCAGAGTTTATTAATACATTGATTGCTTCTCAGAGCAAGGATCTGAAGTTGCTTGCTGGAGATGCCAGTCATAATGCTGAAAATGAACAACGGTCTGAATTCTACAATCAACCATG GGTTGAGGATGCTGTAATTCGCTATCTGAACAGGAAAAGTGCTCGAACTGATGCTCCATGA
- the LOC131625236 gene encoding uncharacterized protein LOC131625236 yields MDSVPSSGASQFLANLPSRGTFTSPSIFSHQGGMRVYVCDHETTPPEGQHIKTNQQNILIRALKLKNVSDNSKKRTAEKALGASAKKPNNQTNSQQEGSNSQTSNRNFQSLTVERLRALLRAKGLPTKGKKEELIARLKDADGSA; encoded by the exons ATGGATTCAGTTCCTTCTTCCGGTGCTTCTCAATTCCTCGCCAATCTTCCCTCTCGTGGCACCTTCACTTCCCCCTCCATCTTCTCTCATCAG GGTGGGATGCGGGTTTACGTATGCGATCATGAAACCACACCACCAG AAGGGCAACATATTAAAACCAATCAACAGAATATACTGATCAGAGCACTCAAATTGAAGAATGTATCTGACAATTCAAAAAAGAG AACTGCTGAGAAGGCCTTGGGTGCTTCAGCCAAGAAACCAAATAACCAAACAAACTCTCAACAAG AGGGATCAAACAGTCAAACATCTAATAGGAACTTTCAGAGCTTGACTGTAGAGAGACTTCGAGCTCTTTTGAGAGCTAAAGGTCTTCCAACCAAAGGAAAGAAG GAGGAGCTTATTGCACGTCTAAAAGATGCAGACGGGTCAGCATAG